In Ascaphus truei isolate aAscTru1 chromosome 7, aAscTru1.hap1, whole genome shotgun sequence, one genomic interval encodes:
- the LOC142499961 gene encoding olfactory receptor 12D1-like: MDEGNQTSVTEFILLGITNLPQIQNFLFITFLLFYLFTLLGNLSIVTVVITDQRLHTPMYFLLGNLSFLDFFYSSTTVPKMLSGLLMEDKRISFQSCIAQLHVFHFLGSTEALLLTSMSYDRYIAICYPLRYHVLMAKSVCIQLTSSSWIIGFVYSLSHTILTSKLPFCKLNKVSHFFCDIKPLLKLACVDTHLNESLVSIVTGFVALSTFLLIVISYVFIGTHLLKIRSSQGRRKAFSTCTSHVTVVLLYYGTAFCTYLRPATQDSLEQDRLTAILFTVITPALNPLIYALRNKEVKRSLKKVFLSDTVFQRIPA, translated from the coding sequence ATGGACGAGGGTAATCAGACATCAGTAACAGAATTCATTCTTTTAGGAATCACCAACCTCCCTCAGATACAGAACTTCCTCTTCATCACATTCCTCTTGTTCTACCTGTTCACCTTGTTAGGGAACCTCAGCATCGTGACTGTGGTGATTACTGATCAGCGCCTGCacacccccatgtatttcttgTTGGGTAATCTTTCCTTCTTGGACTTCTTTTACTCATCTACCACAGTCCCCAAGATGCTGTCTGGTTTATTGATGGAAGACAAGAGAATATCCTTCCAGAGCTGCATTGCCCAGCTCCATGTATTTCACTTCTTGGGAAGCACAGAGGCTCTGCTTCTCACCTCCATGTCTTATGATAGGTACATTGCTATTTGTTACCCATTGCGATATCATGTTCTCATGGCAAAGAGCGTTTGTATCCAGTTAACTTCTAGCAGCTGGATCATTGGCTTTGTCTATTCATTGTCACACACTATTTTAACATCCAAGTTGCCTTTCTGCAAGTTGAACAAAGTCAGTCATTTCTTTTGTGATATTAAACCCCTTCTAAAACTGGCCTGTGTTGACACCCATCTTAATGAAAGTCTGGTGTCCATTGTCACTGGCTTTGTTGCTCTCAGCACGTTTCTGCTTATTGTCATCTCCTATGTCTTCATCGGCACCCACCTCCTAAAGATCCGCTCCTCCCAAGGAAGACGCAAAGCTTTCTCCACCTGCACTTCCCACGTGACAGTTGTCCTGTTATACTATGGAACCGCCTTCTGCACATACCTAAGACCAGCCACACAAGATTCACTGGAGCAGGACAGACTGACCGCTATACTATTCACAGTCATTACCCCAGCCTTAAATCCTCTTATCTATGCACTTAGAAACAAAGAGGTGAAGAGATCTCTTAAAAAAGTATTCTTAAGCGACACGGTTTTTCAAAGAATACCAGCATAA